A genomic window from Triticum urartu cultivar G1812 chromosome 7, Tu2.1, whole genome shotgun sequence includes:
- the LOC125522271 gene encoding serine/arginine repetitive matrix protein 1-like: MATTTMLPRAADPLWAQAAELERQFEGYKRRLAERRDGAAAAVASASDRRRHPDDSGDGDGAEEKEEAEVGRGRRYEAYVRRRDEKLRQGWLARMERKEAEMKALWARLDGGRHRPGDGLAAAASPAREQKPRSIEKPASPATPKCIPAMKLPRLRSATASPSPVAPSPRLPSSRRASHPEPPTTPRKENRMPPPSTAGTPRPLKTLSRTRSSLKDTSKEERGSVSSSSSSSVRGESPRPPRFQPPRSSYDGGAGGVKVKQASAPAPRSDADAAIAAARSRFHEQVVLAEIKTAAAVSPGPLRIRRSGNGVARASSPSVALGRGQVDFLSRLGNSDRNDVQTSEHSDAEAKKNNYNKAESNGDGEVARSADKLGDAEITGDSDTEPSYVYVKREHEEVGEEEAAEVFQDTMASPPSSETMASSPSSETMAAASDATGTSVKESSGSLYSNVQSSFSHGSELDASAAGSSGGALSTEEVLEADAAMLRMKREEADEVEEAEHQSIVFLPSTCCASRSDAVPVAGMPQSPMDAVAGLKRFLTFGKKNGNGAEGSAAAAVVIERGTPPAADGGASQGPASGDPINKPRACWSDAASDDLDSSYVVSPHVRSLQSFVPLSPARSQLKETALPAKSPRVPRSFFSFKNRGN, encoded by the exons ATGGCGACGACCACGATGCTGCCGCGCGCCGCGGACCCGCTGTGGGCGCAGGCCGCCGAGCTGGAGCGGCAGTTCGAGGGCTACAAGCGCCGCCTCGCCGAGCGGAGGGACGGCGCCGCAGCCGCCGTCGCGTCCGCATCCGACCGCCGCCGTCACCCCGACGACAGCGGCGACGGCGATGGCgcggaggagaaggaggaggcggaggtgggGAGGGGGAGGAGGTACGAGGCGTACGTGCGGCGGCGGGACGAGAAGCTGCGCCAGGGCTGGCTCGCGCGCATGGAGCGCAAGGAGGCCGAGATGAAGGCCCTCTGGGCGCGCCTCGACGGcggccgccaccggcccggcgacggcctcgccgccgccgccagcccggCCAGAGAG CAAAAGCCCCGGAGCATCGAGAAGCCAGCCTCCCCTGCCACGCCaaaatgcatccctgccatgaaGCTCCCACGTCTCAGGAGCGCCACGGCGTCCCCGTCACCGGTGGCCCCCAGCCCGAGGCTACCCTCCAGCCGGCGAGCGTCACACCCGGAGCCACCCACCACGCCCCGGAAGGAGAATAGGATGCCGCCGCCGTCCACCGCCGGGACGCCGAGGCCGCTCAAGACGCTGTCGCGGACCAGGAGCTCGCTCAAGGACACCAGCAAGGAGGAGCGCGGCAgcgtctcctcctcgtcctcatCCTCCGTAAGGGGGGAGAGCCCGCGGCCGCCGCGCTTCCAGCCCCCGCGGTCCAGCTACGACGGCGGCGCGGGTGGTGTGAAGGTGAAGCAGGCCTCGGCTCCGGCGCCGAGAAGCGACGCCGATGCCGCCATCGCCGCGGCGCGGAGCCGGTTCCACGAGCAGGTCGTCCTCGCCGAGATCAAGACGGCCGCCGCCGTTTCTCCCGGGCCGCTCCGCATCAGGAGATCGGGCAACGGCGTCGCGCGCGCCTCGTCGCCGTCGGTGGCCCTTGGCCGCGGACAGGTCGATTTCTTGAGCAGACTAGGAAACAGCGACCGCAACGACGTTCAAACCTCCGAACACTCAGACGCCGAAGCGAAGAAGAACAATTACAACAAGGCGGAAAGCAATGGCGACGGCGAGGTCGCACGATCTGCTGACAAGCTTGGCGACGCGGAGATCACCGGCGACTCCGACACCGAGCCGAGCTACGTGTACGTCAAGAGAGAGCACGAAGAGGTTGGCGAAGAGGAGGCCGCTGAGGTCTTCCAGGACACCATGGCATCACCACCATCATCGGAGACCATGGCATCATCGCCATCATCAGAGACCATGGCAGCAGCATCTGACGCGACTGGCACGAGCGTCAAGGAGAGCTCCGGGTCGCTGTACTCGAACGTGCAGTCGTCGTTCTCCCATGGATCGGAGCTCGACGCCTCGGCCGCCggctcttccggcggagctctgtCCACCGAGGAGGTGCTGGAGGCGGACGCGGCGATGCTGAGGATGAAACGGGAGGAGGCGGATGAGGTGGAGGAGGCCGAGCATCAGAGCATAGTGTTCCTGCCGAGCACCTGCTGCGCCTCGAGGAGCGACGCCGTCCCAGTCGCCGGGATGCCGCAGTCGCCGATGGACGCCGTGGCGgggctcaagaggttcctcaccTTCggcaagaagaacggcaacggtGCTGAAggttccgccgccgccgccgtcgtcatcGAGCGCGGGACGCCTCCAGCAGCTGACGGCGGCGCGAGCCAAGGACCGGCGTCAGGTGATCCGATCAACAAGCCGAGAGCGTGCTGGTCGGATGCTGCCTCCGACGATCTTGACAGCAGCTATGTCGTCTCTCCCCACG TTCGGTCATTGCAGAGCTTCGTGCCGCTGTCTCCTGCAAGGTCTCAGCTCAAGGAGACGGCTCTGCCTGCAAAATCCCCAAGAG TACCTCGATCGTTCTTCTCGTTCAAAAACAGAGGGAACTGA